In Chiloscyllium punctatum isolate Juve2018m chromosome 38, sChiPun1.3, whole genome shotgun sequence, a single genomic region encodes these proteins:
- the LOC140463696 gene encoding LOW QUALITY PROTEIN: alpha-(1,3)-fucosyltransferase 11-like (The sequence of the model RefSeq protein was modified relative to this genomic sequence to represent the inferred CDS: inserted 1 base in 1 codon), with the protein MTGGQINSYGQCLQNKNLPNDRLVGTLTATTEDAEFMNFVSQYKFHLAMENAICDDYMTEKLWRPMHXGAMPIYRGSPVVQDWMPNSHSVILIDDFESPKDLADYINFLDQNDNEYLKYLEYKQPGGITNTLLLENLEKRELDVNDINKPNYLNGFECFACEKENERLQAEEAHRQQPDKFKMPAPRIAAYNHMGCALPLAGHGSIDEIPENDSWKEMWRQDYWQSLDQAETLSNMIHQNETDPSKLWDYVHQLIMKRNRY; encoded by the exons atgactggaggacag attaATTCTTACGGCCAGTGCCTGCAAAACAAGAATCTGCCTAATGATCGATTGGTCGGCACACTAACAGCCACAACTGAAGATGCAGAGTTCATGAATTTCGTAAGCCAGTACAAATTTCACCTCGCCATGGAGAACGCGATATGTGACGATTATATGACTGAGAAACTATGGCGCCCAATGC TGGGAGCTATGCCGATCTATCGCGGTTCCCCAGTGGTCCAGGATTGGATGCCTAATTCACATTCTGTAATTCTAATTGACGACTTTGAATCACCAAAGGATTTAGCAGACTACATCAACTTCCTTGACCAAAATGACAATGAATATTTGAAGTATCTAGAGTACAAACAGCCAGGTGGCATCACCAACACTTTGCTGCTCGAGAATTTGGAAAAGAGGGAATTGGACGTGAATGATATTAACAAACCTAACTATTTGAATGGATTTGAATGCTTTGCTTGTGAGAAGGAAAATGAAAGATTGCAGGCAGAGGAAGCTCACAGACAGCAGCCAGATAAGTTTAAAATGCCAGCCCCTAGAATAGCTGCTTACAATCACATGGGCTGTGCACTTCCACTCGCGGGGCATGGAAGCATTGATGAGATACCTGAAAATGACAGTTGGAAAGAAATGTGGCGTCAAGATTACTGGCAGAGTCTCGACCAAGCTGAAACCCTAAGCAATATGATTCACCAAAATGAGACCGACCCAAGTAAACTATGGGATTACGTTCATCAACTAATAATGAAGAGGAACAGATACTGA